One genomic segment of Drosophila melanogaster chromosome 3R includes these proteins:
- the CG12420 gene encoding uncharacterized protein codes for MAQPGGDHMIIAITTLLVLICSLHLANAASYQLQSYDLDTDNRAASNSSEEVFNGGVTSLERPLSWLRNANSVFGSPAGHVVIQVAKELLHRSAGNSQVLSLNLTNLLIIILLKILIFSAGMLGAGHWSGYGYGHGRSAGRSDNFGLGIASGDDYLITGFLAAQGAGRDECLYAASCACPTSAYEYAKAGRALMGAIEVFQGVPLEKPRYNDLIVLMERAAYDGFRGVACNTTQTCDGLL; via the exons ATGGCACAACCAGGCGGAGATCACATGATCATCGCTATCACCACACTGTTGGTTTTGATCTGTTCCCTACATCTCGCCAATGCAGCCAGCTATCAGCTACAATCTTACGATCTTGATACGGATAATAGGGCTGCATCGAACTCCAGCGAGGAGGTGTTCAATGGCGGAGTCACGTCCCTGGAAAGACCTCTTTCTTGGCTGCGGAATGCCAACAGCGTGTTCGGCAGTCCCGCTGGTCATGTGGTCATCCAGGTGGCCAAGGAGCTGTTACATCGATCAGCCGGAAACAGTCAA GTTCTAAGTCTGAATCTGACCAACCTGCTTATCATCATACTCCTGAAAATACTTATCTTCTCAGCCGGAATGCTGGGCGCTGGGCACTGGAGTGGCTATGGTTATGGACATGGTCGCTCAGCCGGTCGTAGTGATAACTTCGGTTTGGGCATAGCTTCTGGCGATGACTATCTTATAACCGGATTTCTCGCCGCCCAAGGAGCCGGCAGAGATGAGTGCCTCTATGCAGCATCCTGTGCCTGCCCCACATCGGCCTATGAGTACGCGAAAGCAGGACGTGCTCTTATGGGCGCCATTGAAGTTTTCCAAGG AGTGCCGCTGGAGAAGCCGCGCTACAACGACCTCATCGTCCTGATGGAGCGAGCCGCCTACGATGGCTTCCGAGGAGTGGCCTGCAACACGACCCAGACCTGTGACGGATTGCTTTAA
- the CG12817 gene encoding uncharacterized protein, with protein MYRMCNLSNLLNFIICIASFSQNFDATLAVKRGPHHPRGETRRVDQHLTHEEHRIDDDLKDMGVQANLDDLSEEEKIFYMFKAHDNDNNNALDGLEMIQSAMHHNYDYFKNNERDAYLQNATDELEHFIEAIDKFLLIADDNNDGLLHYPEFVKAITGGKEQPNVDRNILR; from the exons ATGTATAGGATGTGCAATCTATCGAATCTGCTGAATTTCATCATCTGCATAGCCAGCTTCAGCCAAAACTTCGATGCAACTCTGGCGGTCAAGAGGGGTCCACATCATCCGAGGGGCGAAACCAGGAGAGTGGACCAGCATCTCACCCATGAGGAGCA TCGCATTGATGACGATTTGAAGGACATGGGCGTCCAGGCAAATTTAGATGATTTGAGTGAGGAGGAGAAAATCTTCTATATGTTTAAG GCCCATGACAATGATAATAACAATGCACTGGACGGCCTCGAAATGATTCAGTCTGCCATGCATCATAACTATGACTATTTCAAAAACAACGAGCGGGATGCATACCTACAAAATGCCACCGATGAGCTGGAGCACTTTATAG AGGCAATTGATAAATTTCTGCTGATTGCCGACGACAATAACGATGGCCTGCTGCATTACCCGGAATTCGTGAAGGCAATTACCGGTGGCAAGGAGCAGCCGAATGTGGACAGGAATATCCTGCGCTAA
- the CG34107 gene encoding uncharacterized protein yields the protein MCEQYCDKFETFNPEVEFAKFQKRKPVVRTAQLYENLHKREDIKCPYSFKGYGVETDSNTMYRTCNSEYGYYAPNAYTIPKRFYPLPQSFSNEVVRFGMYRNFSLNTHMDRTFY from the exons ATGTGCGAACAGTACTGTGACAAGTTTGAGACCTTCAATCCGGAGGTTGAGTTTGCCAAGTTTCAAAAACGCAAGCCTGTCGTAAGGACTGCCCAACTCTATGAGAATTTGCACAAGCGGGAGGATATCAAGTGTCCCT ACAGCTTCAAAGGTTATGGCGTGGAGACGGATTCCAATACAATGTACCGCACTTGCAACTCCGAATATGGTTACTATGCACCCAATGCCTATACCATACCCAAGCGTTTCTATCCATTGCCCCAGAGTTTCTCCAATGAAGTCGTGCGTTTCGGCATGTATCGCAATTTCTCCCTGAACACACATATGGATCGTACCTTCTATTAG